One genomic window of Nicotiana sylvestris chromosome 10, ASM39365v2, whole genome shotgun sequence includes the following:
- the LOC138878965 gene encoding uncharacterized protein, which produces MAPKKRARLSLGANATPSVATNHVPDAVGEIDSPVLNLPGPSIPDPSVPVPAAAEGADIPPTDIPDLDAIPSFGPGVSDGDLRGAIHMLTQLVAAQAQRSHGAPAPPSGQGDSASSRVNQFLRLAPSEFTGTDPESNPQDFLDEMYKTLRVMKATETKGVELASYRLRGATYSWFEMWEDSRGEGRPPARWDKFVDTFIDHFLPAETMAARATEFEVLKQGSMSVWEYHMEFVRLSKYAPQLVSTMDARVRRLVQGLSPLVVNETATAALHSDMNYGKIVGFSQATEARKLKIRAERESSSRARSTGHSGRPVSGRGPSGPSRSYAQSSASAPPSVHSYQQRSHLRSGSDSRRPHHSGRPGGRSQQQGRASCPKCGRFHFETCYLDIPAIDCYALIDPGSSLSYVTQFIASSFGLEPEQLHEPFSVSTPVGDSITPTRVYRNCVVMVCGRATTADLIELEMVDFDVIMGMDWLYSCFAKLDCRTRVMRLEFPNESVIEWKGNGIVPKGRFISYLKASKMIRKGCIYHLVRVADTTSEVSVPESMPVVNEFLEVFPDELLGILPDREIDFGIDVLPDMQPISIPPYRMAPVDLRELKEQLKDLLEKGFIRPRKANVVADALNRKSMSSLAHLGADQRPLAQEFYQLASLGVCISTSDEGKVMVRNGAELSLVAEIKEKQLIDPALAQIKEAVLNNKTSTFSLGGKDGVLRIQGRLYVPDVDNLQGRVMAEAHNSRYSVHPGSMKMYRDLKEIYWWNGMKRGVADFVSKCPNCQQVKAKHQRPGGLTQFMEIPMWKREMINMDFVVGLPRTQCKFDSIWVIVDRLTKSAHFLPVKSTDTAEQYAQLYINEIVRHHGTPLSIISDRGA; this is translated from the exons atggcacctaagaagagagCTAGACTCAGCCTCGGGGCCAATGCCACCCCAAGTGTGGCTACGAATCATGTACCTGATGCCGTGGGTGAGATTGACTCCCCGGTCTTGAATCTGCCTGGCCCATCTATTCCAGATCCAAGTGTTCCTGTTCCAGCTGCGGCAGAGGGTGCTGATATCCCTCCCACTGATATTCCTGATCTTGATGCAATTCCATCTTTCGGTCCCGGGGTTTCTGACGGGGACCTTAGAGGAGCCATCCATATGTTGACCCAGTTAGTGGCCGCTCAGGCCCAGAGATCTCATGGTGCCCCTGCGCCCCCCAGTGGACAGGGAGATTCCGCCAGCTCCAGAGTCAACCAATTTCTGCGGTTGGCCCCTTCAGAGTTCACGGGCACAGACCCAGAGTCCAATCCGCAGgatttccttgatgaaatgtataAGACCCTTCGAGTGATGAAGGCTACAGAGACGAAGGGGGTTGAGTTGGCTTCATACAGGTTGAGGGGAGCAACATattcgtggttcgagatgtgggaGGATTCCCGTGGGGAGGGAAGACCTCCGGCTAGATGGGATAAGTTTGTAGATACATTCATCGACCACTTCTTACCTGCCGAGACAATGGCAGCCCGTGCCACAGagtttgaggtcctcaagcagggcagtatgagtgtttgggagtaccacatggagtttgtgaGGTTGTCCAAGTATGCTCCTCAGTTGGTGTCGACCATGGATGCTCGAGTTCGGCGACTCGTTCAGGGTCTTAGTCCTTTGGTGGTGAACGAGACTGCTACAGCGGCCTTACACtcagatatgaattatgggaagattgtgGGATTCTCTCAGGCCACAGAGGCTAGGAAGTTGAAAATACGGGCAGAAAGGGAGAGTAGCAGCAGGGCCCGATCAACGGGTCACTCAGGGAGACCAGTTTCGGGGAGAGGGCCATCAGGGCCATCCCGGTCATATGCCCAGTCCTCAGCAAGCGCACCGCCATCTGTGCACAGTTATCAGCAAAGGAGTCACTTGAGGTCAGGTTCAGACAGTAGGAGACCCCATCATTCCGGTCGTCCAGGAGGGAGATCACAACAGCAGGGGAGGGCTTCATGCCCCAAGTGTGGGAGGTTCCATTTTGagacttgttatttggatattccG GCCATTGATTgttatgctcttattgatccGGGGTCCTCTTTGTCTTATGTCACGCAATTCATTGCTTCAAGTTTCGGGCTAGAACCCGAACAGCTTCATGAGCCATTCTCTGTATCGACTCCGGTTGGTGATTCTATCACACCCACGCGAGTTTATAGGAATTGTGTTGTCATGGTATGTGGTCGTGCTACCACGGCCGATCTTATTGAGCTtgaaatggtggattttgatgtgattatgggaatggactggCTTTATTCGTGCTTTGCTAAACTTGACTGCCGAACGAGAGTCATGAGGCTTGAGTTCCCTAATGAGTCAGTTATTGAGTGGAAGGGAAATGGTATAgtgccgaaaggtaggtttatttcctaccttaaggcttCAAAGATGATTAGGAAGGGGTGTATCTACCATTTGGTCCGGGTGGCGGACACCACTTCAGAAGTGTCTGTCCCCGAGTCCATGCCAGTCGTGAATGAGTTTCTTGAAGTGTTTCCGGACGAGCTTCTAGGGATCCTgccagatagggagattgatttcggtattgatgtATTGCCAGATATGCAACcgatatctattccaccatacagaATGGCGCCAGTGGATTTAagggagttaaaggaacagctgaAGGATTTATTAGAAAAAGGGTTCATACGGccaa ggaaggcgaatGTGGTGGCCGACGCTCTCAATCGAAAGTCCATGagtagtttggctcatttgggagcGGATCAGAGGCCTTTGGCTCAAGAGTTTTATCAATTGGCCAGTCTGGGGGTTTGTATTTCGACCTCAGACGAGGGGAAGGTTATGGTGCGTAATGGAGCAGAATTGTCACTTGTAGCGGAAATCAAGGAAAAACAGCTCATTGATCCAGCATTAGCACAGATAAAGGAGGCAGTTTTGAATAACAAGACTTCAACATTTTCACTCGGTGGTAAGGATGGTGTATTACGAATTCAAGGTAGGCTATATGTTCCAGATGTGGATAATCTTCAGGGGAGGGTAATGGCGGAGGCtcataattccaggtattctgTGCACCCAGGGTCTATGAAAATGTACcgtgatctcaaggaaatttattggtggaatggtatgaagaggggtgtggcggactttgtatctaaatgtccgaattgtcagcaagtaaaagcTAAGCACCAGCGGC